In one Musa acuminata AAA Group cultivar baxijiao chromosome BXJ2-5, Cavendish_Baxijiao_AAA, whole genome shotgun sequence genomic region, the following are encoded:
- the LOC135612089 gene encoding sec-independent protein translocase protein TATA, chloroplastic-like encodes MAAMTFSSASLMASTTRLPMKAFSLGSPNSAFFAGGGERVALARSTLAFGPHPRLRRHRGLGCRCMFGLGVPELVVIAGVTALVFGPKKLPEIGRSFGKTVKSFQQAAKEFETELKKGPEDSSKSPPAESLDKAMSSEEEKELETSGGKESSL; translated from the exons ATGGCGGCCATGACCTTCTCTTCTGCATCCCTAATGGCGAGCACGACTCGGCTGCCGATGAAGGCCTTTTCCCTCGGCTCGCCTAACTCCGCGTTCTTCGCCGGCGGCGGAGAGAGGGTGGCCCTCGCGCGGTCGACGCTTGCGTTCGGGCCCCATCCCCGCCTCCGCCGCCACCGGGGCCTCGGGTGCCGCTGCATGTTCGGCCTCGGGGTCCCGGAGCTCGTCGTGATCGCAGGAGTCACCGCGCTCGTCTTCGGCCCGAAGAAACTCCCCGAGATcggccgcagcttcgggaagaccGTCAAGAGCTTCCAACAG GCTGCAAAAGAATTTGAAACTGAATTGAAGAAGGGTCCTGAAGATTCAAGTAAATCACCTCCAGCTGAAAGCCTCGACAAAGCCATGAGCAGTGAAGAAGAAAAGGAACTTGAAACCTCAGGCGGCAAAGAGAGCTCCTTATGA